The Polaromonas sp. SP1 DNA window GTGATACGCGGTAGCCGCGGTGTGCCGGTTGCGGCCATCAGTGTCAGCACCTTGATGTTCCGGCAGAAGGCCGACCCGGAGCAAGCTTATGTGGCGCCGCTGCTGGAGGCTTGCCGGGTGATCTCCGAGCGGATCGGGGAGACGCCTTCTTTGTCTGCTGCGGATATTTTGTAGGGCTGGTTCCTAACCCCCCGTTCGGGCTGAGCTTGTCGAAGGGTCAGCCCGAGCGGTAGGCGGGAACCAGCCCGGCTAGTTCAGAAAATTCCGCAAAGCCGCCTCAATCGCCGCCGCCGTCGCCAAAGGCTTTTCCATCGGAAACAGATGGCTGCCGTCCAGCATCATGATGCGGCCTTTGGTGACTTTCTCCGTCATCGCCATTCCGACCTGCTTCATCTCCACCGACTGCCGTCCGCCGATAAACGTCACGGGGCATTTGAGCGGGTGGCGTTTGAGCAGGGCCTCCAGGTTGTCGGGCAGCGTGTTGTAGATCGCGGTTTCCACGTCGCGGTCAAAGCTCAGCAGCTGCTTGCCTTCGTCGTCGCCGGTGCCTTCGTAGGTGCCATGCTCGATGTAGTCGCGCAGTACCTGCTCGTCCCAGGCGGCAAAGGCTTTTTTGCTGCGAAAGTGTTCAAACACTTCGTCTTTGCCCAGCCACTGGTTTTTGCGTTTGCGGCTGATGGCGCCGGGCGAGATGGCGCCGACCAACTGCGCACGCTTGGCCACGCTGAGGGCGCGGGCGCGCCAGCCGCCGAGGATGGGGGAATCGACCAGTACCACGCCTTTGACGGGTTGGCCGCCGAGCGCCGGGTTGCGTGCGGCGCACATCAGGCTTAAAAAGCCGCCCAGCGAATGGCCAACGAGGAAAGCCGGCTGGCCGCACTTTTCAACTTCACGCGCGGTGAAGTCGGCGAGCTGCTGGACGAGGTGGGGCCAGTTGCTGGTGACGGGGTAGCGCGGGTCGTGGCCGAATTTTTCAACCGCCTTGACCTGGAAGCCGCGTGCTTTCAGGCTCTGGAAGACTGCGCTGTAGGTGCTGGCGGGGAAGCTGTTGCCGTGCGAGAAGATGACCAGCGGTTTTGTCGAGGAAGGCACGGCTTAAATTAACTTCTCGTCAGGTGTGCTGATCTTCTTCAGCGGCTCGTGGCGCGTGGCCGGCATCTTCAGCGGGATGTCGGTGTGTGCGTCGTCCCACACCGGGTCTTCGATGCTGTCGAACACTTCGCGCAGCTTCTGGCCCCAGCTGCTGTGCATCATGCGGTAGTAGGGGTTGTCGTTGTCGATGCAGACGATCTTGTCGCTCTTGTAGGTGTCGGCTTCATAGACCACCAGGTCCAGCGGGAGGCCGACGGAGAGATTCGACTTCATGGTCGAGTCCATGGAGACCAATACGCATTTGGCGGCTTCGGCCAGCGGGGTGGCGGGGGTGAGCACGCGGTCGAGTACCGGTTTGCCGTATTTGGATTCGCCGACCTGGAAGTAAGGCGTCTCGTCGGTGGCTTCGATGAAGTTGCCGGCCGAATACATCTGGAAGAGGCGCATGTTCTCGCCGCGAATCTGCCCGCCGAAGACCAGCGAGACATTGAAGTCGACATCGGCATTTTTCAGCGCTTCGGCATCGCGGTCGTACACGCGGCGGATCGCCGAGCCCAGTACGCGGGCGGCGTCGAACATGCTTTTGGCGTTCCAGATCGTGATGGGTTCGCCGCCTTCGTGGTCCTTGAGTTGCTCGACCTGCAGGATTTCGCGGATGGACTGCGAGATCGACAGATTGCCGGCGGACAGCAGCACCATGAAGCGGTCACCCGGCTTCTCGTAAACGATCATCTTGCGGAAGGTGCTGATGTGGTCCAGGCCCGCATTGGTGCGGGAGTCGGACAGAAACACCAGCCCGGCGTTGAGTTTGGCGGCGACGCAATAAGTCATGAGGTGCTCGGGAAGTGTGGGGGAGGTCGGGGAGATCGGGGAAATCGGGGGAATAGGGTTGCGCTGGTTCACGGGGCGATGGAGATTTTTTTCAGGCGGTACAGGGCGTCCAGCGCCTCGCGCGGGCTCAGGGCATCGGGGTCTATGGTACCCAATGCCTTTTCGACGGCGCTCTGGTCGGGCGCAGCGGCTTCGGGAGGTGCGGCAAACAGGTCGACCTGCGCGCGGGCTTCGGTCTGGTGGGCCTCCAGCGCATTGAGCGCGTGGCGGGCGTGGTTGACGACGGCGGCGGGCACACCGGCCAGCTTGGCCACGGCAATCCCGTAGCTCTTGCTGGCGGGGCCGGGCTCGATGTGGTGCATGAACACGATGTCGGCGCCGGACTCGACCGCGCTCACGTGCACGTTGATCGCGCCGTGGTGCTGCGCCGGGAATTCGGTGAGCTCAAAGTAATGCGTCGCAAACAGCGTGAAGGCCTGCGTCTTGTTGTGCAGGTAGGCCGCGATGCCGCCGGCCAGCGCCAGGCCGTCAAAGGTTGAGGTGCCGCGGCCGATCTCGTCCATCAGCACCAGCGAATGCGGCGTGGCGGCGTGCAGGATTTGCGCGGCCTCGGTCATCTCGAGCATGAAGGTCGACTGCGCGTTGGCCACGTCGTCGGCCGCACCGATGCGGGTGTGGATGGCATCGATGGGGCCGATGCGGCAGGCAGACGCCGGCACATAGGAGCCGACGCTGGCCAGCAAAACGATGAGTGCGACCTGGCGCATGTAAGTCGATTTACCGCCCATGTTGGGGCCGGTGATGACCTGCATGCGGTGTTTGCCGCTCATGCTGCTGTCATTGGCGATGAAGGAACCGCCGCCGGTTTCGGCCAGGCGCGCCTCCACCACCGGGTGGCGGCCTTGCGTGATGTCGATGCAGGGCTCGCGCACAAACACCGGCGCGGCCCAGTTGAGCGTCAACGAGCGCTCGGCCAGCGCGCACAGCGCGTCGAGCGAGGCCAGCGCGCGCGCCAGGCGGCTGAGCGCGGGGATGAAGTCCTGCAGTTGGTCGAGCAGCTGCTCGTACAGCCACTTCTCGCGCGCCAGGGCCCGCTCCTGCGCCGACAGCGCCTTGTCTTCAAAGGCTTTGAGTTCGGGCGTGATGTAGCGCTCGGCGTTCTTCAGCGTCTGGCGGCGGCGGTAGTCGTCGGGCACCTTGTCGAGCTGGCCCTGCGTGACTTCAATATAGAAGCCGTGCACTTTGTTGAACTGCACGCGCAGGTTGGCGATGCCGGTGCGGGCTTTTTCGCGGCCTTCCAGGTCGAGCAGGAAATCGTCGCAATTGGTCTGGATGGCACGCAGCTCGTCCAGGTCGGCGTCGCAGCCGTGGTTGATGACGCCGCCGTCGCGGATCAGGGCTGCAGGCTCGTCCAGCACATAGCGGCCCAGCAGCGCGCTGCAGCCTTCGGGCGGCTGCAGGTCTTCAAAAATTTTAGTCAAAAGTGCCGGAAGCCCAGTATCTGCCTGGACTGTATGCTCCGTTTTTTGTAGCGTGTCTTTCAGCGCGACCAGCTCGCGCGGGCGCACCTGGCGCAGCGCGATGCGGGCGGTGATGCGTTCGACGTCGCTGCAGCCCTTGAGTTTGGCGCGCAGGGTTTGCTGCGAGCCGCCGCGCAAATGCGTGATGGCTTCGAGGCGCGCGGCGGCCTGCGCGCGGTCGCGGCGCGGGGTGAGCAGCCAGCTTTTGAGCGCCCGGCTGCCCATGCCGGTGGTGCAGGTGTCCAGCAGCG harbors:
- a CDS encoding alpha/beta hydrolase — protein: MPSSTKPLVIFSHGNSFPASTYSAVFQSLKARGFQVKAVEKFGHDPRYPVTSNWPHLVQQLADFTAREVEKCGQPAFLVGHSLGGFLSLMCAARNPALGGQPVKGVVLVDSPILGGWRARALSVAKRAQLVGAISPGAISRKRKNQWLGKDEVFEHFRSKKAFAAWDEQVLRDYIEHGTYEGTGDDEGKQLLSFDRDVETAIYNTLPDNLEALLKRHPLKCPVTFIGGRQSVEMKQVGMAMTEKVTKGRIMMLDGSHLFPMEKPLATAAAIEAALRNFLN
- a CDS encoding proteasome-type protease translates to MTYCVAAKLNAGLVFLSDSRTNAGLDHISTFRKMIVYEKPGDRFMVLLSAGNLSISQSIREILQVEQLKDHEGGEPITIWNAKSMFDAARVLGSAIRRVYDRDAEALKNADVDFNVSLVFGGQIRGENMRLFQMYSAGNFIEATDETPYFQVGESKYGKPVLDRVLTPATPLAEAAKCVLVSMDSTMKSNLSVGLPLDLVVYEADTYKSDKIVCIDNDNPYYRMMHSSWGQKLREVFDSIEDPVWDDAHTDIPLKMPATRHEPLKKISTPDEKLI
- the mutS gene encoding DNA mismatch repair protein MutS, with amino-acid sequence MAAKPNDFTTPAGAGTPPLGAHTPMMQQYLGIKAEYPDTLVFYRMGDFYEVFFADAEKAARLLDITLTRRGQSAGEPVVMAGVPFHALEGYLAKLIKLGESVAICEQVGDVATSKGPVERKVVRVVTPGTLTDAELLNDKNESILLAVHQGPRNTCGLAWLSVTQGEIHLAHCANDELEAWLARVAPSELLYNIDVTPAFEQRLKSQRCASTARPAWQFDAALGARRLLDQLKVASLASWNAEALNDAHAAASALLGYAEHTQGRALSHVQGLQVVRSGELIELPQTTRRNLELTQTLRGEDSPTLFSLLDTCTTGMGSRALKSWLLTPRRDRAQAAARLEAITHLRGGSQQTLRAKLKGCSDVERITARIALRQVRPRELVALKDTLQKTEHTVQADTGLPALLTKIFEDLQPPEGCSALLGRYVLDEPAALIRDGGVINHGCDADLDELRAIQTNCDDFLLDLEGREKARTGIANLRVQFNKVHGFYIEVTQGQLDKVPDDYRRRQTLKNAERYITPELKAFEDKALSAQERALAREKWLYEQLLDQLQDFIPALSRLARALASLDALCALAERSLTLNWAAPVFVREPCIDITQGRHPVVEARLAETGGGSFIANDSSMSGKHRMQVITGPNMGGKSTYMRQVALIVLLASVGSYVPASACRIGPIDAIHTRIGAADDVANAQSTFMLEMTEAAQILHAATPHSLVLMDEIGRGTSTFDGLALAGGIAAYLHNKTQAFTLFATHYFELTEFPAQHHGAINVHVSAVESGADIVFMHHIEPGPASKSYGIAVAKLAGVPAAVVNHARHALNALEAHQTEARAQVDLFAAPPEAAAPDQSAVEKALGTIDPDALSPREALDALYRLKKISIAP